ACTCACCTGGTTTACTTACCTCGCCTAAAATATAAATTTTTTTACTGTTGTATCCTACTATCGTTACCGAAACCTGTGGAGACATTATATACTGGGAGAACTTTTCGGTTAATATCTTTTCTAACTCCTCTTCTGTTAATCCTTCAACCATTACATCTCCCAATAGAAGAAAGGAGATATTACCTGCGGGATTAACTACCATATCACCACTTAATTCTGGATGGTCCCAGACAAAAACCCTTATGACATCATCCTTACCTAACAGGTAAGAAGTTCTATCTTTTGCCCATAAATTCTGTGTTAGCACATTCAATAAAAATAATATAATAATAGTAAAAATAAAACTCCATCGCAGACTCATATCTTTTCCCTCCATTAGTTTAGTAATTGGTAATTGGTGAATGGTAATTAGTTAGCATTTATCAGTTAACCGATTACTTACTTTTAATTTCATGAAGTCTTCATATAAACTATACCATAATTTATTTATTTTGTCAATCTAAAAAAGTAGATAGCAGCAATTCTCGGTGAAACTAAATAAACAGCCCAAGTAACCACCTTAAAGCCATTTTTTGCTTTTTAAACATCTTCTTCCTCTAAATTGCTTAAAATTTCCCCCTCCTAAACCTCTGGAGAATCTCC
The window above is part of the bacterium genome. Proteins encoded here:
- a CDS encoding polysaccharide biosynthesis/export family protein translates to MSLRWSFIFTIIILFLLNVLTQNLWAKDRTSYLLGKDDVIRVFVWDHPELSGDMVVNPAGNISFLLLGDVMVEGLTEEELEKILTEKFSQYIMSPQVSVTIVGYNSKKIYILGEVSKPGEYPIGGTVISLREAILKAGLPTKSAALGRVRIITPQPTKPIVKIVNLSLILNKGCLKEDIELQAGDIVYIPSNIPAKIGDGLDKIASPISRILAFIGLIEGIKGIGE